In a single window of the Gemmatimonadota bacterium genome:
- a CDS encoding BrnA antitoxin family protein: MAKRKELKPIPRFASEAEERDFWETHDTTPYVDWSQARRAVFPNLKPSTTTISLRLPTFLLADLKVLANRQDVPYQSLLKVFLTERVAAETKGAGRGVAKKPAATRRKRAAVAVRKK, translated from the coding sequence ATGGCGAAGCGTAAGGAGCTCAAGCCGATTCCACGGTTCGCGTCCGAAGCGGAAGAGCGCGATTTCTGGGAGACCCACGACACCACGCCATACGTCGACTGGAGTCAGGCCCGGCGCGCCGTCTTCCCGAATCTCAAGCCAAGCACCACGACGATCTCACTCCGGTTGCCGACCTTCCTGCTGGCAGACCTCAAAGTCCTCGCCAATCGCCAGGACGTTCCGTATCAATCCTTGCTGAAGGTCTTCCTGACCGAGCGAGTCGCCGCTGAAACGAAGGGTGCCGGCCGGGGGGTCGCGAAGAAGCCAGCCGCGACTCGGCGCAAGCGGGCCGCGGTGGCCGTGCGGAAGAAGTAG
- a CDS encoding addiction module protein — translation MTKTLAELFRLPVAERAEIAAALWESVAGSPESTGLPLTPEQRAELERRLAEHERDPDSALDWEIVRRRLLHEV, via the coding sequence ATGACCAAGACACTGGCGGAGCTTTTCCGGCTTCCGGTCGCCGAACGAGCGGAAATTGCGGCAGCGCTTTGGGAGAGCGTGGCGGGGTCGCCCGAGTCCACGGGGCTGCCGTTAACTCCAGAGCAACGTGCTGAGCTTGAGCGGCGCCTCGCGGAACATGAGCGCGATCCCGACTCGGCACTCGACTGGGAAATCGTCCGCCGGCGCCTGCTGCACGAGGTGTGA
- a CDS encoding DUF2442 domain-containing protein yields the protein MLHPRIITASAEGGFRLRLAFTDGSSATLDLAPFVEGRGGVFEPLQDPAYFALVAVDREAGTIVWPNGADLDPDVLYEAATR from the coding sequence TCCACCCCCGCATCATCACCGCTAGCGCCGAGGGCGGCTTCCGGCTTCGGCTCGCCTTCACTGATGGCTCGTCGGCGACTCTCGATCTGGCCCCATTTGTCGAGGGCCGCGGCGGCGTATTCGAGCCGCTTCAGGATCCGGCGTACTTCGCGTTGGTGGCCGTCGATCGCGAGGCCGGAACGATCGTCTGGCCGAACGGCGCCGACCTCGACCCCGATGTGCTCTACGAGGCGGCGACGCGGTAG